The genomic segment GCTGCGTTGCCCTTTGCTCATGAAGTCAACGCACGGGCGCTCCGGCGGTTGATCGAATTCTACCGGACGGGAGACAATGAAACATTCGCCCAGTTCAACATCGCCTGGCTGGAATACGACCGGCCGACCGTCGATACGATCAACGGATTTATCGAGGAATACCGGGATGCCCGTGAAAAAAAGGGAGCCTGGGAGGGAACCGTCTTTTTCATCAATGAGGGAACCTCCGGCTGGCTGCGGGAAATTGCGGCGAAAGCCGATCAATACGAGAGTCACGCGCCGTTCGCCGACGCTTACAAAAGAAGAGGAATCAAACCGATTGCCAACATGGTCGAGGTATTGATCGAAACCGGAGACGGCGGCCCGATCAGCTGGAGCGGTGTGAACCTTCCGAATGATCAGTCTCTTCGGCAAAAATATGGAAGCAAGAACGTGCTCCTGTGGAACGCTCGGACGACGAAAGAGGCGTTCAGGGGCGAAAAATGGGTCCACGAGTTCATTTATCCGCCGGATCAAGAGATCGTGTTGAAACACCGCCGAACGGGGGCCGAAATCCTCGTGGGATTTCACGAGGCCCTCGGGCACGCTTCCGGAAAACAGAGCGACAGGATGAAGGGAACCCCCAGAGACCATCTTCCGGGATTTTATAGTTGGCTGGAGGAGGAACGGGCGGACCTTTTGGCGCTTCATCATGCTTGGGACCCGGAGACGTTCCGGATTCGAAAGGACTGGACGGAGGAGGCCGCGCGGGCTCTCTACAAGAGTTATCCCGCATCGGAAATGATGAATCTTGCGGAGCTGCCGGAAGGGGCGAAGGCTATCGAGGAGCCGCATGCCGTGGGCGGAAATTTCGCCGTGCATTATTTCATGAAAAAAGGCGTGGTCCGCGAAATCAAAGAAAAGATCGGGGGTCGGACCAAGACATTTTGGATGGTGCCGGATGAAAATATTTCGAAAATGCGCGAGGCCGTCGCGGAGTTGCTTCGGGAATTGCAGCGGATCAAATCCGAGGGTGATTTGCCGGCCATTCGTCGTTTGGCCGAAGAATTCGACGCGACGCAATTCGACCCCGATCTTGCGGCCGAAATTCGTCGTCGGAACCGGGAATTGGGACTCCCGAGCTATTATGCATACATCTTTCCGCAGTTAGATCTGGTTCACGAGAACGGCAAACCGAAGGATGTGAAGATCTCGTACGCGGAGAGTTTTTTGCGGCAACAGATGGCCTGGTCGGGTTACTCGCCGACCGATTTGGAACGTTTGCCTTCGCGATTGTAGACGATTTTCACGATTGAGCGTTCCGTCTTAATACGGTCTGCTCGCGGCAGGCGCGGGTGGACGAAAGCGCGAAGGCGCAGCTGATCTTTCGGATCGATTTGATCGATATGAATTCCCATGCCGGCCGGGGTCAGATTATTCGCAGCAAAGACGAACGCTTTGCTGAAGGCCACGTGTCCCCGGCATTGAATCGGCTCCTGTCCGTCCGGCAGGTGAATCATGAAGTCGATGGTCGAGCCTCGTTCTTGCGGTTGATACGATTGAATGAAGAGTCCGGAGCCGCTTAGATTGAACGATATCTCCTTCAGGGGAAATCCGGACCGGGTATCGCGAAATTCGACCGGGACGGTGGCGAGCGCCCGCGGAAAACGACGTCGGTTTTGAACTCGGGGGAATAGACACCGGTTAAACGCAAACACCATTTCGTGCAAGGAGTAAGTCTTCACAAGAGAGGACTCGGATTCCAGCCGTTCTTCGATGGATCGGATGTCGTCGTCGGGGTGGGTCCGGACGACAATGACTTTTGGACGCCGGACCGGGTTGCAGGAGAGCAGCGACGTTCGAAGTTGATCGAGGTCGAAGTCTTGCATCGTCGGATCGACCAGAATCAAGCGACAAAGATCGAAAAACTCACCGAGTTCTTTCGCCTTATTCGGCCAGCGGGCGGGAACAACGGGCCAGCAATTGAGTTGGCGGAGGGCGGTGCAAAGATTTTCGTGAAATTGTTCGAAGTAATCGAGATTATTAAGAACCAGGACCGGGTTCAGCGGCATCGCACACTCCCTCCCTCGGAGAACTCGTTCACGATGTCTCCACACCGGTAACCGGACGGGCATGGCGTGCGGTTTACGCACGCTGTAGCCTCCTGGCTTTGCGTCCCCGGCTTTCACCGGGTTTGCCACTGGCCGTCGCCAAGAATGATTATATCGTTACTTTAGTTTCTAGTAAATCATGTAAATTAACATGATTGATATCAATACACTATGTTTGATATTGGGCAAGGTGGTCCCACCCTAGTGGCAAAACAGTATCTTTAGTTCCGTCTCTTCCAAGGAGCCAAACTTGGCCATTTCCTTTTAATACTCGGCCGATTCGGTGAATGGGCTCGCTCGATAGCTCTAAAATTTCGCTATGGGCCGATGCAGGAGCCGTAAATAGAAGTTCATAATCGTCACTGGGTTCGAAACGTACTTGACTAAAGGAGGTCCCCAGCTTTTGGGCGATTTCAACGAGGGAATCGGATTCCGGAAGGGCAGACTCATCGATTTCCAGATCGACATGACTCTGCGCGGCCAAGTGGGCGCCGTCCGCTAGAAACCCATCGCTGATGTCGATCGCCGCTGACGCCAAGCCGATCAATTTCTGGCCCAAGACAAGGCGAGGCAAGGGGTTTCTCCAACGGTCGATGATTTCTTTCGCCAGGTTTTCGCGTTGAAATCCTTTTTGAAATAGGAGCAATGCAAGGGCTGCGGAACCCGGAACACCCGTGACATAAACATGATCTCCCTCGCGGGCCGTGGAGCGCAGAAGCGCGCGCCCGGACGGGACCTCACCGATGAAAGAGATCTCTACGGAAAAGGTTTTATCCCCCGTAAGGTTGCCGCCCAAGATATGCGCCCCGGCGTCCCTGACCCGCTCCTGAATTCCGCGAGCAACAGAAAGGATCTTCAAGCGGTCGATGGACGGGGGGAGGTGAAACGAAACAAGGGCACCCAAAGGCCTCGCGCCCATGGCAGCCAAATCGCTTAGACTTACGGCTGCGGCCCGGCGGCCCAACGGCTCCGGCGAAATCCAATCCCAATGAAAATGAAACCCGTCCACTTGGACGTCCGTCGTCCAGACGAGATCCATCCCTCCCCTTGGAGAGAAAACGGCCGCATCGTCACCGATCCCCAAGCCGTAAGCCGGCCGACCGAAAATCCTGGCCAGGTCGTCGATGATGACGAACTCTCCGGAGCGCTGGATCATGAACTTCCGAGGGACGGCCGATGTAAATGTTGGTGAAACCGCCAGACACTCGCCGTGGGATCGGCCGAGCGGGATATCGCCGAAAGAATCGCCACGCCGTGAACCCCTGTTTCAAGGACGTTCGGGAGTCGATCGGTGCGGATTCCGCCGATCGCGATGACCGGTAAATGCGTCGATCGGACAATGTTTCGAAGTCCTTCGAGACCCAACACCGGCCCTGCGTCGAGTTTGGAGTCAGTCGGATAGACTGGCCCGGCGCCCAGATAATCGGCTCCAGCCTCCCGAGCGGCGGCGGCCTCCTCGGGTGTATCGACGGAGGCTCCGATCAGGAAGCCGGTTCCCAAGATTCTTCGTGCGTGTCGGACGGGGAGGTCGTGAGGTCCCAAATGGACACCGTCGGCCCGGATCGAAAGTGCGACATCGACGCGATCGTTCACGATGAAAATCTTCCGCGCCGATCGACAAAGCATCGCGATGTCTTGTGCAGCCGATAGAAATTCCCGGTCCTTGAGATTCTTCGCGCGGAACTGCACGACATCTGTGTTGCCTTCAATGGCCGCTTTTGCAAGTTCTTTGTTGGAAACAAGGACGTGAAGTCGACCGATCGATTTGCGCATCTCAGAACTCCTCGACCGGCGCGGGAAGCCGGCGAAAGATCGAACGAACGGAGGAACGGATCGGCGATTCAACCAAAGCTCGTTGAAACCAGGTGAGGCCTTTTCGAACCGCGCTTTCAAGATTTTCGCCCCGACCTAAGTATGAGGCGATCGCGGAACTCAGGTGGCAGCCGCTTCCATGGGGCATGGCTTCTTGTCGCCGGGAATGCTCGAACCAAATCGGCGAAGAAAGATTCTTGGGCCAAAACAGATCGGCGACAATCTCGGCGTTTTGTTTCGCCGATTTTATGAGAACGGCGGGCACGCCGCTCGAGAGCAGTATTTCGGCCGCTCGCACGGGGGATTCGGTATCCGGCAAATCGCTCAGAGCAAATGCTTCGCCGGCATTTGGCGTCAGGAGAGCGACATGTCGGCCGAGCCTGTCCAAATATTCTTTCCGAGCCTCCGGAGGAAAGAGCTCCGTTCCATCGGACGCCCGTAAAACCGGATCCGCCACCGATGGCTGGTGAGATGTTCGGAGCAAATATTCGTGGATCGGCGCGAGAAGATCCGCACTGCCGATCGCGCCGATTTTGATCGTGTCCGGCGCCGCTTCATCCGCAAGAGCTTCGAATTGTCTTCGAAACGCCGGAACGGATACCGGCTCGACGGAAAACACTCGATCCACGCTCTGGGGGACGAGGCAGGCCAATATGGCCGACGTGCGGTATCCGAAGCGCTCAAATACGCGGCTATCGGCGAGGATGCCGGCTCCCCCGGTGGGATCAAACCCGGCGATGGTTAGGGCTCGGGGTAAAGTTTGATCGAGCACCGGCGCTTCATAGAAGACCATGAATAGGAAAGCAAACCTGAGCCGGGTCATGAGGGCCCCTTGATTCTGGCAAGCATCAAACCGATACTTTGGACCGAGGAGGAATGGAATGAAGGCGGATATCCGGCCTCCAGCTGTCGCGGGACTCTTTTATCCGGCTGAGGCCGCGGAACTGAAACGAAATGTCGCGATGCTTCTTTCGAAAGCGGCAGAGCCACCCAAAGGGCGAACGCCCAAAGCCCTGATCGTTCCCCATGCGGGATATATCTATTCCGGCCCGACGGCGGCCATGGGGTACGCCTGGCTACGTCCGATGGCGGATCAAATTCGGCGTGTCGTCCTGCTGGGCCCGTGCCATCGTGTGCCGGTGGACGGGCTTGCCCTCCCGGCCGCAAATCGTTTTCGGACACCGTTGGGAGAGATCGAGATCGATCGTGAACTCGCTCGAAAGACGCTCGAACTGCCGCAAGTTGTGGAAAATGATTCCGTCCATGCCTTCGAGCATTCTTTGGAAGTACAGCTCCCCTTCCTTCAGGAATCCTTAAAGGATTTTAAGCTGCTTCCATTCGCTGTCGGAGATGCTACTCCGGAGGAAGTCGGCGAAGTGATCGAACTGTGTCTGGGAGGTAAAGAAACGCTCGTTTTGATCAGTTCCGACCTATCGCATTACCTTCCATACGAAGCCTGTCGCCGGGTGGATCAGGGAACGGCGGAAGCGATCGTGAGTCTCGACCTGCCGATCGGCCACCGTCAGGCGTGCGGCGCCACACCGGTCAACGGTGTGCTCGATGTGGCCCGGCGCCATCACTGGCGCGCGGAACTTCTGGATCTTCGAAACTCCGGCGATACCGCCGGCGATAAAGACCGCGTCGTGGGGTATGGAGCCTTTGCATTTTTTGAAGGCGGACGTTCATGACCGAGGAGCAGGGAAAAATTCTTCTTCGATTGGCGCGGAATGCGATCGCCAAAGAGTTGGGGGAACGGACGGAAGAGATTCGGAAGGAGAATTGGCTGAACGAATCGGGAGCGACGTTCGTCACGATCATGCACAACGGAGAGCTGCGGGGCTGCATCGGTTCCATCGAGGCGCGGCGTTCGTTGGGAGAAGACGTGGAAGAAAACGCCGTGGCCGCGGCCCTTAAAGATTATCGCTTCCCGCCCCTGGAACCGGACGAGCTCGACGGGACCGAAATCGAAGTGTCACTCCTTTCTCCACTGACGGAACTCACGTTTTCCAACGAGGAGGAAGCCATCGCCCAGCTTCGTCCGGGAATCGACGGCGTCGTCTTTAAAGACAACCATGTCCGAAGTACATTTCTTCCCCAGGTGTGGGAAAAACTGCCGGACGCCCGGAAGTTCTTGACGGAACTCAAACTTAAAGCGGGTTTGGCGCCCAATTTCTGGTCGCCGGAGGTTCGGCTCTATCGTTATGCGGTGACAAAGTGGAGGGAGAAGGACCTATGAACAGCATCCCTTATCCCGGTCGCTGGTGGCACATGCTGGAAGACGGCCGGATGCAATGCGATCTCTGTCCGCGAGATTGCCGTTTGCATGACGGTCAGCGGGGGCACTGCTTTGTCCGGCAACGGGTCGGCGATCAAATGATTCTGACGACGTACGGTCGCTCATCCGGTTTTTGCGTGGACCCGATGGAGAAAAAACCGCTCAACCATTTTTATCCCGGAAGCAGCGTTCTTTCGTTCGGAACGGCGGGGTGCAACCTTGCATGTCGATTCTGTCAAAACTGGGATATCAGCAAATCGAGGGACGTGGAGCGACTTGCCGATCAGGCGACGCCGGAGATGATCGCCCTCCGAGCCGAGGAGCTGAGCTGCAAGGGCGTGGCGTTTACATACAACGATCCGGTCATTTTTGCCGAATATGCGATGGACGTCGCCGATGCCTGTCATGAGCGGGGACTTCAGGCGGTGGCGGTGACGGCGGGATATGTCCATGCCGAACCTCGAACGGAATTTTACGCGAAAATGGATGCGGCCAATGTTGATCTCAAGGCCTTCACGGAAGAATTCTATTTCAAGTTGACTGGAGCGCATCTGGCGCCTGTTCTCGAGACGTTGGTTTATCTAAAGAACGAAACAAAAGTTTGGTTTGAGATTACGACGCTGGTCATCCCCGGATACAACGATTCGGAAAAGGAGATCACGGAAGAGTGCGAGTGGATTTTGAAAAATCTGGGTCCGGACGTCCCGATCCATTTCTCCGCATTCCATCCCGACTATAAGATGCTGGATGTTCCGCCAACACCTGTTTCGACGCTCACGAAGGCATATGAGATCGCCACAAAAACAGGCCTTCATTTCGCTTACACCGGAAATGTTCATGATTCAGCCGGGGACACGACCTTTTGTCCCAACTGCCGAAAGGCGCTGATCGTTCGCGATTGGTACGAGATCGACGAATATCTTCTAACTGCCGAAGGTAAGTGCCCCAGTTGCGGAACCGCCATCGCCGGCCGGTTCGGTCCTTTCACGAAGGCCTTCGGTCGCCAACGCATTCCGGTCTCTATTCAACGAATTTCGAAAATCCTTTAGTCTTTCTGCAAAGCACGGTACGCGACCTGCTCGGCCTGCTCGGCGATGTCGGGAATTCCGATTCCTCTGTAACCGTTACCGACCAGAAAGAGTCCCGGCATATCCTTCAGAAGCGATTCCATTTCTTGGAGCCGTTGAAGATGGCCGACGGAAT from the Bdellovibrionota bacterium genome contains:
- a CDS encoding peptidase M49, which encodes MKISRTSGSNPQDLKAEIVDGHAILRLPVSGFERLSFKDKMLAYHLYQAAAAGRDINFDQNHRHALPIKNLCEEILLHSKGVDRGVLNDIAHYLKLQYLNAGIYAHLTFAKILPPSGLTFEKLSFAAQSAQKNGAKFMLGGKSLNDHLAELRPAVFDPKVEPYCTSRSPGPGEDLLTASANNYYERGLREHDLKGFAEKYPLNSKVVRNKGKLEEKVYRAGDPTRNVPPGLYAEQLSAVISHLEAALPFAHEVNARALRRLIEFYRTGDNETFAQFNIAWLEYDRPTVDTINGFIEEYRDAREKKGAWEGTVFFINEGTSGWLREIAAKADQYESHAPFADAYKRRGIKPIANMVEVLIETGDGGPISWSGVNLPNDQSLRQKYGSKNVLLWNARTTKEAFRGEKWVHEFIYPPDQEIVLKHRRTGAEILVGFHEALGHASGKQSDRMKGTPRDHLPGFYSWLEEERADLLALHHAWDPETFRIRKDWTEEAARALYKSYPASEMMNLAELPEGAKAIEEPHAVGGNFAVHYFMKKGVVREIKEKIGGRTKTFWMVPDENISKMREAVAELLRELQRIKSEGDLPAIRRLAEEFDATQFDPDLAAEIRRRNRELGLPSYYAYIFPQLDLVHENGKPKDVKISYAESFLRQQMAWSGYSPTDLERLPSRL
- a CDS encoding PilZ domain-containing protein produces the protein MPLNPVLVLNNLDYFEQFHENLCTALRQLNCWPVVPARWPNKAKELGEFFDLCRLILVDPTMQDFDLDQLRTSLLSCNPVRRPKVIVVRTHPDDDIRSIEERLESESSLVKTYSLHEMVFAFNRCLFPRVQNRRRFPRALATVPVEFRDTRSGFPLKEISFNLSGSGLFIQSYQPQERGSTIDFMIHLPDGQEPIQCRGHVAFSKAFVFAANNLTPAGMGIHIDQIDPKDQLRLRAFVHPRLPRADRIKTERSIVKIVYNREGKRSKSVGE
- the thiL gene encoding thiamine-phosphate kinase, giving the protein MIQRSGEFVIIDDLARIFGRPAYGLGIGDDAAVFSPRGGMDLVWTTDVQVDGFHFHWDWISPEPLGRRAAAVSLSDLAAMGARPLGALVSFHLPPSIDRLKILSVARGIQERVRDAGAHILGGNLTGDKTFSVEISFIGEVPSGRALLRSTAREGDHVYVTGVPGSAALALLLFQKGFQRENLAKEIIDRWRNPLPRLVLGQKLIGLASAAIDISDGFLADGAHLAAQSHVDLEIDESALPESDSLVEIAQKLGTSFSQVRFEPSDDYELLFTAPASAHSEILELSSEPIHRIGRVLKGNGQVWLLGRDGTKDTVLPLGWDHLAQYQT
- the thiE gene encoding thiamine phosphate synthase, producing the protein MRKSIGRLHVLVSNKELAKAAIEGNTDVVQFRAKNLKDREFLSAAQDIAMLCRSARKIFIVNDRVDVALSIRADGVHLGPHDLPVRHARRILGTGFLIGASVDTPEEAAAAREAGADYLGAGPVYPTDSKLDAGPVLGLEGLRNIVRSTHLPVIAIGGIRTDRLPNVLETGVHGVAILSAISRSADPTASVWRFHQHLHRPSLGSS
- a CDS encoding hydroxymethylpyrimidine/phosphomethylpyrimidine kinase, yielding MTRLRFAFLFMVFYEAPVLDQTLPRALTIAGFDPTGGAGILADSRVFERFGYRTSAILACLVPQSVDRVFSVEPVSVPAFRRQFEALADEAAPDTIKIGAIGSADLLAPIHEYLLRTSHQPSVADPVLRASDGTELFPPEARKEYLDRLGRHVALLTPNAGEAFALSDLPDTESPVRAAEILLSSGVPAVLIKSAKQNAEIVADLFWPKNLSSPIWFEHSRRQEAMPHGSGCHLSSAIASYLGRGENLESAVRKGLTWFQRALVESPIRSSVRSIFRRLPAPVEEF
- the amrB gene encoding AmmeMemoRadiSam system protein B; protein product: MKADIRPPAVAGLFYPAEAAELKRNVAMLLSKAAEPPKGRTPKALIVPHAGYIYSGPTAAMGYAWLRPMADQIRRVVLLGPCHRVPVDGLALPAANRFRTPLGEIEIDRELARKTLELPQVVENDSVHAFEHSLEVQLPFLQESLKDFKLLPFAVGDATPEEVGEVIELCLGGKETLVLISSDLSHYLPYEACRRVDQGTAEAIVSLDLPIGHRQACGATPVNGVLDVARRHHWRAELLDLRNSGDTAGDKDRVVGYGAFAFFEGGRS
- the amrA gene encoding AmmeMemoRadiSam system protein A, yielding MTEEQGKILLRLARNAIAKELGERTEEIRKENWLNESGATFVTIMHNGELRGCIGSIEARRSLGEDVEENAVAAALKDYRFPPLEPDELDGTEIEVSLLSPLTELTFSNEEEAIAQLRPGIDGVVFKDNHVRSTFLPQVWEKLPDARKFLTELKLKAGLAPNFWSPEVRLYRYAVTKWREKDL
- the amrS gene encoding AmmeMemoRadiSam system radical SAM enzyme, with amino-acid sequence MNSIPYPGRWWHMLEDGRMQCDLCPRDCRLHDGQRGHCFVRQRVGDQMILTTYGRSSGFCVDPMEKKPLNHFYPGSSVLSFGTAGCNLACRFCQNWDISKSRDVERLADQATPEMIALRAEELSCKGVAFTYNDPVIFAEYAMDVADACHERGLQAVAVTAGYVHAEPRTEFYAKMDAANVDLKAFTEEFYFKLTGAHLAPVLETLVYLKNETKVWFEITTLVIPGYNDSEKEITEECEWILKNLGPDVPIHFSAFHPDYKMLDVPPTPVSTLTKAYEIATKTGLHFAYTGNVHDSAGDTTFCPNCRKALIVRDWYEIDEYLLTAEGKCPSCGTAIAGRFGPFTKAFGRQRIPVSIQRISKIL